From the genome of Polyangiaceae bacterium, one region includes:
- a CDS encoding TerB family tellurite resistance protein — translation MSLFMASMQVDFSEYDGARLRAAIEQTLTRASEHLPTSAKLKQGAEVTLKDPEAETAKFFQAVLEVSYLVASADGFADEERSALAQLLEGVTQAAVDHDTLELHFRDLDDACAMLGRRERMRRAVEDFSDEAARHQALCFAAIVAMADGKLAEPEAAALGELGHHLGCSPDQVAALTQQMAQTIRAALA, via the coding sequence ATGAGTCTTTTCATGGCATCCATGCAAGTGGACTTCAGCGAGTACGATGGCGCACGCCTTCGCGCTGCGATCGAGCAAACCTTGACTCGCGCCAGCGAACACCTGCCTACCTCGGCAAAGCTCAAACAGGGTGCGGAAGTGACCCTGAAAGACCCCGAGGCCGAAACGGCGAAGTTCTTCCAGGCAGTGCTCGAGGTGAGCTACCTAGTGGCGTCTGCGGACGGTTTTGCCGACGAAGAACGCAGCGCGCTGGCGCAGCTACTCGAGGGCGTGACGCAGGCGGCCGTCGACCACGACACCCTGGAGCTGCACTTTCGCGATTTGGACGATGCTTGCGCGATGCTCGGGCGTCGTGAACGGATGCGGCGAGCCGTGGAGGACTTCTCCGATGAGGCGGCCCGCCACCAGGCGCTCTGCTTTGCTGCGATCGTGGCCATGGCCGACGGCAAGTTGGCCGAGCCCGAGGCAGCGGCTTTGGGGGAGCTGGGACATCACCTCGGCTGCTCTCCCGACCAAGTCGCTGCACTGACGCAACAGATGGCACAGACGATTCGCGCTGCCCTGGCCTAG
- a CDS encoding GTPase domain-containing protein, producing the protein MSFINHMTKEINCKVVYYGPGLCGKTTNLQYIFEKTNPASKGKMISLATETERTLFFDFMPLDLGSVKGFKIRLHLYTVPGQVFYDASRKLILKGSDGVVFVADSQEERLEANQESVDNLHHNLAEHGLELTKLPYVVQYNKRDLPNAISTEALRRVLNPAGVPDFEASARTGEGVFETLKGVSRGVLSKLAKG; encoded by the coding sequence ATGAGCTTCATCAATCACATGACGAAGGAGATCAACTGCAAGGTCGTCTACTACGGCCCCGGCTTGTGCGGGAAGACGACCAACCTGCAGTACATCTTCGAGAAGACCAATCCCGCGTCCAAGGGCAAGATGATCTCCCTGGCGACGGAGACGGAGCGAACGCTGTTCTTCGACTTCATGCCGCTAGACCTGGGCAGCGTGAAGGGCTTCAAGATCCGGCTGCATCTCTACACGGTGCCGGGACAGGTCTTCTACGACGCGAGTCGCAAGCTCATCTTGAAGGGGTCCGACGGCGTCGTGTTCGTGGCGGACTCCCAGGAAGAGCGCTTGGAAGCCAACCAGGAGAGCGTGGACAACCTGCACCACAACCTGGCCGAGCACGGCCTGGAGTTGACGAAGCTGCCCTACGTCGTCCAGTACAACAAGCGCGACCTGCCCAACGCTATCTCGACCGAAGCGCTTCGGCGGGTGCTCAACCCGGCGGGCGTGCCTGATTTCGAAGCCAGCGCCCGCACCGGTGAGGGCGTGTTCGAGACGCTGAAGGGCGTCTCGCGAGGTGTGCTCTCCAAGTTGGCGAAGGGCTAG
- a CDS encoding RlmE family RNA methyltransferase: MSRRDNPYARGDARTRQAKAQGYPARSIFKLEEIDRRVRLLGRGQRVLDLGAAPGSWSLYAATRVGPGGSVVAIDLSAITQVFPDNVVVYQADALAMEDSVVAQHAPYDVVLSDMAPATSGNKSQDQARSFELFMRALAVAEAQLSPGGHFVGKLFMSGDYEAARAAVRRAFGKERTVRPQGTRQNSTEVFIVGLERRPAGA, translated from the coding sequence ATGAGCCGCCGAGACAACCCCTACGCGCGTGGCGACGCGCGCACGCGACAAGCCAAAGCGCAGGGGTATCCCGCGCGCAGCATCTTCAAGCTGGAAGAGATCGATAGACGAGTTCGTCTGCTCGGCCGAGGGCAGCGGGTGTTGGACCTCGGGGCCGCACCGGGTTCATGGTCGCTCTATGCCGCAACGCGCGTCGGACCAGGCGGGAGTGTCGTTGCCATCGACCTGTCAGCCATCACCCAAGTATTTCCAGACAACGTCGTCGTGTACCAGGCGGATGCCCTGGCGATGGAGGATTCAGTAGTAGCCCAACATGCGCCCTACGACGTCGTCCTCAGCGACATGGCGCCGGCGACCAGTGGCAACAAGTCTCAAGATCAGGCGCGTTCCTTCGAACTGTTCATGCGTGCGCTGGCCGTGGCGGAGGCGCAGCTGTCGCCTGGCGGGCACTTCGTGGGCAAGCTGTTCATGAGCGGCGACTACGAAGCGGCACGCGCTGCAGTGCGCCGCGCCTTTGGCAAGGAACGCACCGTGCGCCCCCAAGGTACGCGCCAGAACAGTACCGAGGTGTTCATCGTGGGGCTGGAGCGTCGTCCCGCCGGCGCTTGA
- a CDS encoding expansin EXLX1 family cellulose-binding protein, whose amino-acid sequence MTKLQRVVACISLCMAVACSNDESGGAGSGGAHAASGGAGSSGSGAQGGGGGQALACGGAAKHSGEATYYTFADGSGNCSFDPTPQDLMVGAMNHTDYQASAACGACATLQGPQGQVTVRIVDRCPECPQGDIDLSPEAFAKIADISKGRVPISWQYVPCSVSGPVVYRFKEGSNQWWTAVQVRNHKHAIAKLEYEQSPGKFVAVAREDYNYFVEPSGMGPGPYTFRVTDVYGHTLTDSGIAHKEAAEVPGSAQFPNCGG is encoded by the coding sequence ATGACGAAGCTGCAGCGGGTGGTCGCATGCATCTCACTCTGCATGGCTGTCGCGTGCAGCAACGACGAGAGCGGCGGCGCGGGAAGCGGCGGCGCACATGCGGCGTCGGGTGGCGCCGGCAGCAGCGGAAGCGGCGCACAAGGGGGAGGGGGTGGGCAGGCTCTGGCGTGCGGAGGTGCCGCCAAGCATAGCGGCGAAGCGACGTACTACACCTTCGCTGATGGCTCCGGAAACTGCAGCTTCGATCCGACGCCCCAGGACCTGATGGTGGGCGCGATGAATCACACGGACTACCAAGCGTCCGCCGCCTGCGGTGCGTGCGCCACGCTGCAGGGCCCGCAGGGGCAGGTCACCGTTCGCATCGTGGATCGCTGCCCGGAGTGCCCCCAAGGAGACATCGACCTGAGCCCCGAGGCTTTCGCGAAGATCGCCGACATCTCCAAGGGCCGCGTGCCGATCAGCTGGCAGTACGTGCCCTGTTCGGTGAGCGGTCCGGTCGTCTATCGCTTCAAAGAGGGCTCGAACCAGTGGTGGACCGCGGTGCAGGTGCGCAACCACAAGCACGCCATCGCCAAACTCGAGTACGAGCAATCTCCGGGCAAGTTCGTGGCGGTGGCCCGAGAGGACTACAACTACTTCGTGGAGCCATCGGGCATGGGACCAGGGCCGTACACCTTTCGCGTGACCGACGTGTACGGGCATACGCTGACGGACAGCGGGATCGCTCACAAAGAAGCGGCCGAAGTACCGGGCAGTGCGCAGTTCCCGAACTGCGGCGGCTGA
- a CDS encoding acyl-CoA dehydrogenase family protein: MAKPPLTLGALAALDEHLSEDERMIRDTVRRFVRERYLPRAGALFEKGEFPSDLIPEIAELGLLGAGLTGYGCAGMNPVQYGLILQELEYGDSGLRSFVSVQGSLAMFAIWAYGSEEQKNKYLPEMAQAKLIGCFGLTEPDSGSDPGSMLTRARKDGNDWVLTGTKMWITNSPIAHVAVVWAKVDDGGAESIRGFIVERGMKGFETPTIHGKMSLRSSVTGEITLDEVRVPAANLLPKGEGLRGPLGCLTQARFGISWGALGAAKACFESTVDYARNRVQFGVPIASKQLIQAQFADMASEIIQGDLMVLHYGRLKGKQGKLMPEQVSLCKRNNVRVALEVARRCRAILGGSGILLDYPAIRHMNNLESVYTYEGTHEVHTLVLGKAITGISAF; the protein is encoded by the coding sequence ATGGCGAAACCCCCGCTGACCCTTGGTGCACTCGCGGCCCTGGACGAGCACCTGAGCGAAGACGAGCGCATGATCCGAGACACGGTTCGGCGCTTCGTTCGTGAGCGCTACCTGCCCCGGGCTGGGGCCCTGTTCGAGAAGGGCGAGTTCCCTTCCGACCTGATCCCCGAGATCGCCGAGCTGGGACTCTTGGGCGCCGGACTGACGGGCTACGGCTGTGCAGGAATGAACCCTGTGCAGTACGGACTCATTCTCCAAGAACTCGAGTACGGCGACTCGGGGCTCCGCTCCTTCGTCAGCGTCCAGGGGTCCCTGGCGATGTTCGCGATCTGGGCCTACGGCAGCGAGGAGCAGAAGAACAAGTATCTGCCCGAGATGGCCCAGGCCAAGCTGATTGGCTGCTTCGGGCTCACCGAGCCCGACAGCGGCTCGGATCCGGGATCGATGCTGACCCGCGCGCGCAAGGACGGGAACGATTGGGTGCTGACAGGCACCAAGATGTGGATCACGAACTCCCCGATCGCGCATGTCGCGGTGGTCTGGGCGAAGGTGGACGACGGTGGAGCAGAGTCCATCCGCGGCTTCATCGTGGAACGCGGGATGAAGGGCTTCGAGACGCCGACGATCCACGGAAAGATGAGCCTGCGCTCCAGCGTCACCGGCGAGATAACGCTGGACGAAGTGCGAGTCCCGGCCGCCAACCTATTGCCCAAGGGCGAAGGCCTGCGCGGCCCCCTCGGTTGCCTCACCCAAGCGCGATTCGGCATTTCTTGGGGGGCGCTTGGCGCTGCCAAGGCTTGCTTCGAATCGACCGTGGACTACGCGCGCAACCGCGTGCAATTCGGCGTTCCCATCGCCAGCAAGCAGCTGATCCAGGCGCAGTTCGCCGACATGGCGAGTGAGATCATCCAGGGAGATCTGATGGTGCTGCACTACGGCCGGCTCAAGGGAAAGCAAGGCAAGTTGATGCCGGAACAGGTGTCGTTGTGCAAACGCAACAACGTGCGTGTCGCCCTCGAAGTGGCCCGCCGCTGTCGCGCAATCTTGGGTGGCAGTGGCATCTTGCTGGACTACCCCGCCATTCGGCACATGAACAACCTCGAGAGCGTCTACACCTACGAAGGCACCCACGAAGTGCACACCTTGGTGCTCGGCAAGGCGATCACGGGTATCAGCGCGTTCTGA
- a CDS encoding L,D-transpeptidase, giving the protein MRYGRALPLISVLLAGGTLAWMVGARADLRRLPQPLRARLSPPELQRVGGHTAATVSRLRGKPELLDVSALSSEEAGSWPEPDPAALQTDAPADEPSSDLVASYHPSAVAHYQSPRAEVDPDRALAVVGREAFVFEGPSFRERKLGYLRTGAVLERSEASSGTRGCPGGWYRIQPAGFVCVGTQATLDLEHPLVRATARRPDRTAALPYAYGLSRFPTPPFYTKVPSVKEQRSVELDLERHLALGTAKAWQDVPRDPIPALLENGKPSFTWGGGRHSPRSVYTGRALPQSGFALLSTFESEGRAFGLSVDLDVMPLDRLKRVKPSEFHGVVLDEQTPLPIVFVRSRGAFVYAGDPRSTGMRAERPLAFREAVPITGKALRAGGVRYLEVRGGGYLRDEHLVRINPMKNRPGWATPGRTWIDVSILKQALVAYEGATPVYATLVSTGADGLGDPEKTHSTVRGQFLIHTKHVTATMSGDVVGDEFDLRDVPYVQYFTEGYALHAAYWHDSFGTPRSHGCINLSPLDANWLFGWTDPPVPDRWHAAMSLRQGTLVYVHP; this is encoded by the coding sequence ATGCGCTACGGCCGTGCACTGCCGCTGATTTCCGTTCTGCTGGCGGGCGGGACACTCGCCTGGATGGTGGGGGCGCGAGCAGATCTTCGCCGCCTGCCGCAGCCCTTGCGCGCGCGGCTTTCCCCCCCGGAACTCCAACGTGTTGGTGGGCACACGGCCGCTACGGTTTCGCGCCTGCGCGGAAAGCCCGAGCTCTTGGACGTGTCGGCCCTATCGAGCGAGGAAGCCGGGAGCTGGCCTGAGCCGGATCCCGCCGCGCTCCAGACCGATGCCCCGGCTGACGAGCCCAGCTCGGATCTGGTCGCTTCCTACCACCCGTCGGCGGTCGCGCACTATCAGTCTCCCCGCGCCGAAGTCGATCCGGATCGTGCGTTGGCCGTCGTCGGTCGAGAGGCCTTCGTGTTCGAGGGGCCCTCGTTCCGCGAGCGCAAGCTCGGTTACCTGCGAACCGGCGCGGTCCTGGAGCGTTCCGAGGCCTCGAGCGGAACCCGGGGTTGTCCCGGCGGCTGGTACCGCATTCAGCCCGCGGGGTTCGTGTGCGTCGGCACCCAAGCGACCCTCGACTTGGAGCACCCTTTGGTGCGCGCCACTGCTCGTCGCCCGGACCGGACCGCGGCATTGCCCTACGCCTACGGCTTGAGCCGATTCCCGACGCCGCCTTTCTACACCAAGGTCCCTTCGGTGAAGGAACAGCGCTCCGTCGAACTGGACCTCGAGCGCCACTTGGCGCTGGGGACGGCAAAGGCTTGGCAAGACGTTCCCCGAGACCCGATTCCCGCGCTGCTGGAGAACGGAAAGCCGAGCTTCACCTGGGGCGGGGGACGACACTCGCCGCGCAGCGTCTACACTGGGCGCGCGTTGCCTCAGAGTGGATTCGCGCTGTTGAGCACTTTCGAGTCCGAAGGACGTGCTTTCGGGCTCTCCGTGGATTTGGACGTGATGCCCTTGGACCGGCTCAAGCGCGTGAAGCCAAGCGAGTTTCACGGGGTCGTGCTCGACGAGCAAACGCCTTTGCCCATCGTGTTCGTGCGCAGCCGCGGCGCCTTCGTCTACGCTGGCGACCCGCGTAGTACGGGGATGCGTGCCGAGCGGCCGCTGGCGTTTCGTGAGGCCGTGCCGATCACTGGCAAGGCCCTGCGCGCGGGCGGAGTCCGCTACCTGGAAGTGCGAGGGGGCGGATACCTACGCGATGAGCACTTGGTTCGCATCAACCCGATGAAGAATCGACCAGGATGGGCCACGCCTGGGCGTACGTGGATCGACGTTTCGATCCTGAAGCAAGCCCTCGTGGCCTACGAGGGAGCGACGCCGGTGTACGCGACTCTGGTGAGCACGGGTGCCGACGGCCTCGGAGATCCCGAGAAGACACACTCGACCGTGCGAGGCCAGTTCTTGATCCACACCAAGCACGTCACAGCGACCATGAGCGGTGATGTGGTTGGCGACGAGTTCGACCTGCGCGACGTGCCCTACGTGCAGTACTTCACGGAAGGCTACGCGCTCCACGCCGCCTACTGGCACGACTCTTTCGGCACGCCACGGAGTCATGGCTGTATCAACCTGTCGCCGCTGGATGCCAACTGGCTCTTCGGCTGGACCGATCCCCCAGTGCCGGATCGCTGGCACGCGGCAATGAGCCTGCGCCAGGGGACGCTGGTATACGTTCATCCCTGA
- a CDS encoding bifunctional serine/threonine-protein kinase/formylglycine-generating enzyme family protein — protein sequence MRDPLNIVGQTVADKYVVERMVGEGGFAVVYRAMHTIWKKPVAIKFFSELSSAPQDQRESLQEAFIQEGALLTELSSQSAGIVQARDVGTYTTPEGRWMPFMVLEWLEGRSLEDAILDTQARGPWSLNETLLVIAPAAMALDVAHGQGIAHRDVKPANIFILGEDPRGPEITVKLLDFGVAKMITDNTQMQAALAKTGTNITSFTPQYGAPEQFSRSYGATGPWTDVFALALVAVELLAGKPALDGGDLIQLAYSSGNKESRPTPRTLGIAVPDEVEAVFRRALDVSPEARFARAGDFMRAMQDATGRLSLTQLTGRGSLPSAPMELARTMAATPVLPGPATTSTPSTFDPTSEKKTGRGALLAVGGLLGVAAIGAGVFVLRGSGSNNDTTAAAPSGTPAVMPEPSASGKPPSTCPADMVKIPGGEFFMGSDDSAAADNEKPAHNVKLSAYCIDKTEVTRKAYLACSSKGACPRAGREARWPDISDKDKEAWSPLCNEGAEDRNDHPINCVTHRDASTYCAKQGKRLPTEAEWEYATRGPDGRIYPWGDEQPTSAHLNSCDKECAGWAQKSGATVRVLFPKESDGYASTAPVGSFTGGDSRFGPKDVVGNVWEWVADFEGPYKANASTNPKGPDSGTRRVIRGGGFDSGSTSWLRPSFRYGADPENRSPTIGFRCAQPLGE from the coding sequence GTGCGTGACCCCCTGAACATCGTGGGCCAGACCGTTGCCGACAAGTACGTCGTCGAGCGGATGGTAGGCGAAGGCGGATTCGCCGTCGTCTACCGGGCGATGCACACGATTTGGAAGAAGCCTGTCGCCATCAAGTTCTTCAGCGAGCTCTCCAGCGCCCCTCAGGACCAACGCGAGAGTCTGCAAGAAGCCTTCATTCAAGAAGGTGCGCTGCTGACGGAGCTATCCAGCCAGTCTGCCGGCATCGTGCAGGCTCGGGACGTGGGAACCTACACGACGCCCGAAGGGCGCTGGATGCCCTTCATGGTGTTGGAGTGGCTGGAGGGGCGCTCCCTGGAAGACGCGATCCTCGACACCCAAGCCCGGGGCCCCTGGTCGTTGAACGAAACCCTGTTGGTGATCGCGCCCGCCGCCATGGCCCTCGACGTAGCGCACGGCCAAGGGATTGCGCACCGTGACGTGAAGCCGGCCAACATTTTCATCTTGGGCGAGGATCCGCGCGGGCCGGAGATCACGGTCAAGCTGCTGGATTTCGGCGTGGCAAAGATGATCACCGACAACACCCAGATGCAAGCAGCTCTGGCGAAGACGGGCACGAACATCACTTCATTCACACCTCAGTACGGCGCGCCGGAGCAGTTCAGTCGCTCCTACGGTGCGACGGGGCCGTGGACGGACGTGTTCGCCCTCGCCCTCGTTGCCGTGGAGTTGCTCGCTGGCAAGCCGGCACTGGACGGCGGTGATCTCATTCAGCTGGCCTACAGCTCGGGCAACAAGGAAAGCCGTCCCACACCCCGCACCCTAGGCATCGCGGTGCCCGACGAGGTGGAAGCAGTATTCCGCCGCGCCTTGGATGTTTCCCCGGAAGCTCGCTTCGCCCGGGCCGGCGACTTCATGCGTGCGATGCAGGACGCCACGGGGCGCCTGAGCCTCACCCAGCTGACCGGACGGGGGTCCCTGCCGTCTGCCCCCATGGAGCTGGCACGCACGATGGCGGCGACACCGGTCCTACCGGGCCCCGCCACCACCAGCACGCCCTCGACCTTCGATCCAACGTCGGAAAAGAAGACCGGACGCGGTGCGCTGCTCGCAGTTGGCGGCCTGCTCGGCGTTGCGGCCATCGGCGCAGGCGTCTTCGTCTTGCGTGGAAGCGGGAGCAACAACGACACCACCGCGGCGGCGCCTTCGGGTACCCCCGCCGTCATGCCCGAGCCGTCCGCCAGCGGCAAGCCGCCCAGCACTTGCCCCGCTGACATGGTGAAGATCCCCGGCGGCGAGTTCTTCATGGGTTCGGACGACAGTGCAGCTGCCGACAACGAGAAGCCCGCTCACAACGTGAAGTTGTCGGCGTACTGCATCGACAAGACCGAGGTGACGCGCAAGGCGTATCTGGCATGTAGCAGCAAAGGCGCGTGTCCGCGTGCCGGACGCGAGGCGCGCTGGCCCGATATCAGCGACAAGGACAAGGAGGCGTGGTCCCCGCTGTGCAACGAGGGCGCGGAAGATCGCAACGATCACCCCATCAATTGCGTCACGCATCGGGACGCATCGACCTACTGCGCCAAGCAGGGGAAGCGATTGCCCACGGAAGCGGAATGGGAGTATGCCACGCGCGGTCCGGACGGTCGGATCTACCCCTGGGGCGACGAGCAACCGACTTCCGCGCACTTGAACTCGTGCGACAAGGAATGCGCCGGCTGGGCGCAGAAGTCCGGAGCCACGGTCCGCGTGCTGTTTCCGAAGGAAAGCGACGGCTACGCATCCACCGCACCAGTCGGGTCCTTCACGGGTGGGGACTCGCGCTTTGGCCCAAAGGACGTGGTCGGCAACGTATGGGAGTGGGTCGCGGACTTCGAAGGTCCCTACAAGGCCAACGCTTCCACCAATCCCAAGGGGCCAGACAGCGGAACGCGGCGCGTGATCCGCGGTGGCGGTTTCGACAGTGGCTCCACGTCATGGTTGCGTCCGTCCTTCCGCTACGGTGCAGACCCGGAAAATCGTTCGCCAACCATCGGATTCCGCTGCGCCCAGCCGCTCGGCGAGTGA
- a CDS encoding DUF2063 domain-containing protein: MQAPLETAMAELCFGAEVDPRDDEAVRAWLDAHGVSDEDRDYLLAANRERLFVYRSLVRGTLWEALHASIPRTMARLGGVFEEYFDAFLKDAGPRTHYLRDAIAEFLTYAAPLWLNDPRVPAYIPELARHEHSQILVGSMLARDPAVQPEALELDAGLCFIEAVKLMHYDHAVHELTDSEADRTPPVARPTHLLVYRNPEHEVRYLELSPLAARIVEATLEERCSLRDALTHSCEELGTELDDTVLSGTAHLLADLAERGVLLGPARD, from the coding sequence ATGCAGGCGCCGCTTGAGACCGCGATGGCCGAGCTCTGCTTCGGTGCGGAGGTCGACCCGCGAGACGACGAGGCCGTCCGCGCTTGGCTCGACGCCCACGGCGTCAGCGATGAAGACCGAGACTATCTGCTCGCTGCCAACCGCGAACGGCTGTTCGTGTATCGAAGTTTGGTTCGCGGCACCCTCTGGGAGGCGCTCCACGCTTCCATTCCTAGAACCATGGCGCGGCTAGGCGGCGTGTTCGAGGAGTACTTCGACGCATTCTTGAAGGATGCGGGTCCGCGCACGCACTATCTGCGCGACGCCATCGCGGAGTTCCTGACCTACGCCGCGCCCCTGTGGCTCAACGACCCGCGCGTGCCCGCGTACATCCCTGAGCTTGCGCGACACGAGCACTCGCAGATTCTGGTTGGATCGATGCTGGCGCGAGATCCAGCCGTGCAGCCTGAAGCCCTGGAGCTCGACGCCGGGCTCTGCTTCATCGAGGCGGTGAAGCTCATGCACTATGACCACGCCGTGCACGAGCTGACGGATAGCGAAGCAGATCGCACGCCGCCGGTCGCGCGCCCGACTCACCTGCTCGTCTACCGGAATCCGGAGCACGAGGTCCGCTATTTGGAGCTATCGCCCTTGGCGGCGCGAATCGTGGAAGCAACGCTGGAAGAGCGTTGTTCGCTGCGCGACGCCCTGACTCACTCATGTGAGGAGCTGGGTACGGAGCTGGACGACACCGTGCTCAGCGGAACGGCCCATCTCCTGGCGGACCTAGCCGAGCGCGGTGTGCTTCTGGGGCCAGCGCGTGACTGA
- a CDS encoding DUF692 domain-containing protein, producing MRRDLDGVGLGLRWDFLEEVLDAPALDVKFFEVSPENYMRRGGWYPAALEQVAERYPIVTHGLTLSLGAIDEPPREYLAELRAETERVGTPWHSDHLCFSTAGPRVLHDLLPLKLSMENVERVSDRLRRVEDALGKPMCLENISYYAHPGRPEMPEAEFISRILEKSGAGLLLDVNNVWVNAQNHGFDARDFVTALPLNTVREIHIAGHTRSASGLIIDTHGTPVIDPVIDLLEFTLRRVGPIPVLLERDNDVPPLAELLAEVASLQEAYDRALAAREAEHAGAA from the coding sequence ATGAGGCGGGACCTCGACGGTGTCGGGTTGGGGCTGCGCTGGGATTTTCTGGAAGAAGTCCTCGACGCCCCAGCCCTCGACGTGAAGTTCTTCGAGGTCTCGCCTGAAAACTACATGCGGCGGGGGGGTTGGTATCCCGCCGCTCTGGAGCAAGTCGCGGAGCGCTATCCGATCGTCACCCACGGCCTGACGCTGTCGCTGGGCGCGATCGACGAGCCTCCGCGCGAATACCTGGCTGAGCTACGGGCGGAGACTGAGCGAGTTGGTACGCCCTGGCACTCGGACCACCTGTGTTTCAGCACGGCTGGCCCTCGGGTGCTGCATGACTTGCTGCCGTTGAAGCTCAGCATGGAAAACGTGGAGCGAGTCTCGGATCGGTTGCGACGCGTCGAAGACGCCTTGGGCAAGCCGATGTGCTTGGAGAACATCAGTTACTACGCGCACCCTGGGCGACCCGAGATGCCGGAGGCTGAGTTCATCTCGCGCATCTTGGAAAAGAGCGGCGCCGGGTTGCTCCTGGACGTCAACAACGTCTGGGTCAATGCACAGAATCACGGCTTCGACGCCAGGGACTTCGTCACTGCCCTCCCCCTGAACACGGTGCGAGAAATCCACATCGCCGGGCACACGCGCTCCGCATCGGGTTTGATCATAGATACCCACGGCACGCCGGTAATCGATCCGGTCATCGATCTCCTGGAGTTCACACTGCGACGCGTGGGGCCGATTCCAGTACTCCTCGAGCGCGACAACGACGTGCCACCCCTGGCGGAACTACTGGCCGAAGTGGCGTCCTTGCAGGAGGCCTACGATCGCGCGCTCGCCGCGCGGGAGGCGGAGCATGCAGGCGCCGCTTGA